In one window of Azoarcus olearius DNA:
- the thiE gene encoding thiamine phosphate synthase: protein MAERIRGLYLVTPDAADSATLLASVERVLPARPALLQYRNKLADPLRQLDEARSLRQLCSSAGVPLIINDDVALARAVAADGVHLGRDDGSPAAARAVLGADALIGVSCYDEWARAEDAAAAGADYVAFGAMFPSSTKPGAVRAPLTLLTRARAALDCPVAAIGGITLDNAPALIEAGADLLAVISDVFAAADPLQRALAYSALFA from the coding sequence ATGGCTGAGCGCATCCGCGGGCTTTATCTGGTGACGCCGGACGCCGCCGACAGCGCGACGCTGCTGGCGAGTGTGGAGCGCGTGCTGCCGGCCAGGCCGGCCTTGCTGCAGTACCGCAACAAGCTTGCCGACCCGCTCCGGCAACTCGACGAGGCGCGCTCGTTGCGGCAGCTGTGCAGCAGCGCCGGCGTACCGCTGATCATCAACGATGACGTCGCGCTCGCCCGCGCGGTGGCCGCCGACGGGGTGCATCTGGGCCGGGATGACGGCAGTCCCGCAGCCGCCAGGGCGGTCCTCGGCGCCGACGCGTTGATCGGCGTCTCCTGCTACGACGAATGGGCGCGGGCGGAGGATGCGGCGGCAGCTGGCGCCGACTATGTGGCTTTTGGCGCAATGTTCCCGTCGTCCACGAAACCCGGCGCGGTACGCGCGCCGCTGACGCTGTTGACCCGCGCCCGCGCGGCGCTCGACTGTCCGGTGGCAGCCATTGGCGGCATCACCCTGGACAATGCACCGGCCCTGATCGAGGCGGGTGCCGATCTGCTTGCCGTCATATCGGATGTATTCGCCGCCGCCGACCCGCTGCAGCGCGCGCTCGCCTATTCGGCCCTGTTCGCCTGA
- the thiD gene encoding bifunctional hydroxymethylpyrimidine kinase/phosphomethylpyrimidine kinase: MPIAIPETPPVVLCFAAGDATGGGGLPSDVLTLGSMGCHPLAVQTAAVVRDTRGADEIWPQDADVVVAQARAVLEDIPVHAFKLGYCGSVENIAAIAEILSDYPDVPLVVEPALFPGVDDSPTEDVIAALAELILPQTTLLVAGAHEVLRLAGLDADDEDDTTLLSAEEAVARLVDLGVAHVLLTGGGSHGPQVVNLLIGEGGVVRTDAWERLPGRFLGAGSTLAAAAAAALAHGMDMDEAVAEAQDFAQQALKHAYRAGMGLALPDRFFWARGKGVGDG, encoded by the coding sequence ATGCCTATTGCCATACCTGAAACGCCTCCTGTCGTGCTTTGTTTCGCCGCCGGAGATGCGACCGGCGGCGGCGGTCTGCCGTCCGACGTGCTGACCCTCGGCAGCATGGGCTGCCATCCCCTTGCGGTCCAGACCGCCGCCGTGGTGCGCGATACCCGCGGGGCCGATGAAATCTGGCCGCAGGACGCCGACGTAGTGGTGGCCCAGGCCCGCGCTGTGCTCGAGGACATTCCGGTGCATGCGTTTAAGCTCGGCTACTGCGGCAGCGTGGAGAACATCGCCGCGATCGCCGAGATTCTGTCCGACTACCCGGACGTACCGCTCGTCGTCGAGCCTGCGCTGTTTCCGGGCGTGGACGACTCCCCGACCGAGGACGTGATCGCTGCGCTCGCCGAACTCATCCTGCCGCAGACCACCTTGCTGGTTGCGGGGGCGCACGAGGTCCTGCGGCTGGCGGGACTCGATGCCGATGACGAAGACGACACCACCCTGCTGTCGGCCGAGGAGGCTGTGGCGCGGCTGGTGGACCTGGGGGTCGCGCATGTGCTGCTGACCGGCGGCGGAAGCCACGGTCCGCAGGTCGTCAACCTGCTGATCGGCGAGGGCGGCGTGGTGCGGACCGACGCGTGGGAGCGGCTGCCCGGGCGTTTCCTCGGCGCCGGTTCCACGTTGGCGGCGGCGGCTGCGGCCGCCCTGGCGCATGGCATGGACATGGACGAAGCCGTGGCCGAAGCCCAGGATTTCGCCCAGCAGGCGCTCAAGCATGCCTACCGCGCGGGGATGGGGCTGGCGCTGCCCGACCGCTTCTTCTGGGCGCGCGGAAAGGGCGTGGGCGATGGCTGA
- a CDS encoding rubredoxin, translating to MCLICGFIYDEAAGLPDEGIPPGTRWEDIPPNWTCPECEARKEDFELVEI from the coding sequence ATGTGCCTGATCTGCGGCTTTATTTACGATGAAGCGGCAGGCCTGCCCGATGAAGGCATTCCTCCCGGCACCCGCTGGGAAGACATTCCCCCCAACTGGACGTGCCCCGAGTGCGAAGCCCGCAAAGAGGACTTCGAACTCGTCGAAATATGA
- the pilG gene encoding twitching motility response regulator PilG produces MDLTGLKVMVIDDSNTIRRSAEIFLGQAGCQVLLAEDGFDALAKITDHHPDVIFVDIMMPRLDGYQTCALIKKNPRLSATPVIMLSSKDGLFDRARGRMVGSDEYLTKPFTKDSLLKAVATYTGRAPA; encoded by the coding sequence ATGGATCTGACCGGCCTCAAGGTCATGGTCATCGATGACAGCAATACGATCCGGCGCAGCGCCGAGATCTTCCTGGGCCAGGCCGGGTGTCAGGTCCTGCTTGCGGAAGACGGCTTTGACGCACTCGCCAAGATCACCGACCACCACCCCGACGTCATCTTCGTCGACATCATGATGCCGCGCCTGGACGGCTACCAGACCTGCGCGCTGATCAAGAAGAACCCGCGCCTGTCAGCCACCCCGGTCATCATGCTGTCGTCAAAGGACGGCCTCTTCGACCGCGCCCGCGGGCGCATGGTCGGGTCCGACGAGTACCTCACCAAGCCCTTCACGAAGGACAGCCTGCTCAAGGCGGTTGCCACCTATACCGGCCGCGCACCGGCCTGA
- a CDS encoding response regulator, whose product MPINKILVVDDSPTERLALTELLTRHGYQVATAESGEEAITKSKSEKPDLILMDVVMPGMNGYQATRTISRDDATRNIPIIMCTSKGLETDKIWGMRQGAYDYLVKPVEHNELLARIKSIG is encoded by the coding sequence ATGCCGATCAACAAGATCCTCGTGGTCGACGACTCGCCGACCGAACGTCTCGCCCTTACCGAACTCCTGACGCGCCACGGCTACCAGGTGGCCACCGCCGAAAGCGGTGAAGAGGCGATCACCAAGAGCAAGAGCGAAAAGCCCGACCTGATCCTGATGGACGTGGTGATGCCGGGCATGAACGGCTACCAGGCAACGCGCACCATCTCGCGCGACGACGCCACCCGCAACATCCCGATCATCATGTGCACCAGCAAGGGGCTGGAAACCGACAAGATCTGGGGCATGCGCCAGGGCGCTTACGACTACCTGGTGAAGCCGGTCGAGCACAACGAACTGCTCGCACGCATCAAGTCCATCGGCTGA
- a CDS encoding chemotaxis protein CheW, producing the protein MSKRISLREFQENLVRRLSEARTGERRGLLGIQAGEENWLIDLAESGEVLPPPPLSTVPLTRPWYRGLANVRGTLYGVVDLSAFHQGALTAPGGQSRLLLVGARHGVHCALLVNRTAGLRSQEDFEPDDRASDERPWVKARLRDLQNRLWLRLDVPALLAHPGFLDAGLD; encoded by the coding sequence ATGTCGAAGCGGATCAGCCTGCGCGAATTCCAGGAGAACCTGGTGCGCCGCCTCTCCGAGGCCCGCACCGGCGAGCGCCGCGGCCTGCTGGGCATCCAGGCGGGCGAGGAGAACTGGCTGATCGACCTTGCCGAATCCGGCGAGGTGCTGCCGCCGCCGCCCCTGTCCACGGTTCCACTCACCCGCCCCTGGTATCGCGGCCTCGCCAACGTGCGCGGCACGCTGTACGGCGTGGTGGACCTATCCGCCTTCCACCAGGGCGCGCTGACCGCCCCCGGCGGCCAGTCGCGTCTGCTGCTGGTGGGCGCGCGCCACGGCGTCCATTGCGCGCTGCTGGTCAACCGCACGGCCGGGCTGCGCAGCCAGGAAGACTTCGAGCCGGACGATCGCGCCAGCGACGAGCGGCCGTGGGTCAAGGCCCGCCTGCGCGACCTGCAGAACCGGCTGTGGCTGCGCCTCGACGTGCCGGCACTGCTTGCCCATCCGGGCTTCCTCGACGCCGGGCTCGACTGA
- a CDS encoding methyl-accepting chemotaxis protein, which yields MAFKLTFGKKMLAADDLVSDTTIMEAPGTPPRKGKAAKPRSNRPVGDQIKVLGALFAGLVAVTAGLVIYQGRQSAHATTYVAAAGEMQMLSQQIAKSAQLALQGSPASFAELRSGSARFTSLLQALDQGGDIDGVGVPSIPDSSRAQLDALAETWSKSAKDTEQLLAQEKNLITLDAAVDAINAGNANLLDLTEQIASLKLQAGAPAREIATANHAVMLTQRIAKNANALLVADAIDPETAFVLGKDTNTFREQIELLGRMSGDADLRNRVAALEEAAQGTMTAVTNMLGNIQLLVQAKQAGARIFRDATPLLARTGELADALNSSSRGFNPLSALIALTALAGLGVLAKMAKIYSDDLASRRTESETQRQAAENERNLTQQAILRLMNEMGDLADGDLTIRATVTEDITGAIADSVNYTIEELSVLVRRINDAAVRVTAATQSAQKTSNELLGATERQTREIEEAGDTVERMAQSMAESSERALQSAQVARRSLDSARKGADAVENTIKGMNEIREKIQETSKRIKRLGESSQEIGEIVELISDITEQTNVLALNAAIQAASAGEAGRGFTVVAEEVQRLAERSAEATKQIAAIVKTIQTDTQDAVGAMENATRDVVEGAQLSDAAGKALAEIGEVSMETARLIEQISNDTQQQASTAVRVAGTMKDILAITEQTTLGTKQTAVSIGQLADLAVELKGSVSGFKV from the coding sequence ATGGCTTTCAAGCTCACCTTCGGCAAGAAAATGCTGGCTGCGGACGACCTTGTCTCCGACACCACCATCATGGAAGCGCCTGGCACCCCTCCGCGGAAAGGCAAAGCGGCCAAGCCGCGCTCCAACCGCCCGGTCGGTGACCAGATCAAGGTTCTCGGCGCCCTCTTCGCCGGACTCGTTGCCGTCACCGCGGGCCTCGTCATCTATCAGGGCCGCCAGTCTGCACACGCCACCACCTACGTGGCGGCCGCCGGCGAAATGCAGATGCTGTCGCAGCAGATCGCCAAGTCGGCGCAGCTTGCGCTGCAAGGCAGCCCGGCGTCCTTCGCCGAACTGCGCAGCGGTAGCGCGCGCTTCACCAGCCTGCTGCAGGCGCTCGACCAGGGCGGCGACATCGACGGCGTGGGCGTGCCGTCCATTCCCGACAGCAGCCGCGCCCAGCTCGATGCGCTGGCCGAAACCTGGAGCAAGTCGGCCAAGGACACGGAACAACTGCTGGCCCAGGAAAAGAACCTGATCACCCTCGACGCGGCAGTCGACGCGATCAATGCCGGCAACGCCAACCTGCTCGACCTCACCGAGCAGATTGCCTCCCTCAAGCTCCAGGCCGGTGCGCCGGCGCGCGAGATCGCCACCGCCAACCACGCGGTGATGCTGACCCAGCGCATCGCCAAGAACGCCAATGCGCTGCTGGTCGCCGACGCCATCGACCCGGAAACCGCGTTCGTGCTCGGCAAGGACACCAACACCTTCCGCGAGCAGATCGAACTGCTCGGCCGCATGTCCGGCGACGCCGACCTGCGCAACCGCGTCGCCGCGCTGGAGGAAGCGGCCCAGGGGACGATGACCGCCGTCACCAACATGCTGGGCAACATCCAGCTGCTGGTGCAGGCCAAGCAGGCCGGCGCGCGCATCTTCCGCGACGCCACGCCCTTGCTCGCCCGCACCGGCGAACTTGCCGACGCGCTCAACAGCAGTTCGCGCGGCTTCAACCCGTTGTCCGCGCTGATCGCCCTGACTGCGCTCGCCGGACTGGGCGTGCTGGCGAAAATGGCCAAGATCTACAGCGACGACCTTGCCTCGCGCCGTACCGAATCCGAAACCCAGCGCCAGGCCGCCGAGAACGAACGCAACCTGACCCAGCAGGCCATCCTGCGGCTGATGAACGAGATGGGCGACCTCGCGGACGGTGACCTCACGATCCGCGCCACGGTGACCGAAGACATCACCGGTGCGATCGCCGACTCGGTGAACTACACCATCGAAGAACTCTCGGTGCTGGTCCGCCGCATCAACGACGCCGCGGTGCGGGTGACCGCGGCCACGCAGTCCGCGCAGAAGACCTCGAACGAACTGCTCGGCGCCACCGAGCGCCAGACCCGCGAAATCGAGGAAGCCGGCGACACCGTCGAGCGGATGGCGCAGTCGATGGCGGAATCCTCCGAGCGCGCCCTGCAGTCCGCGCAGGTCGCGCGTCGCTCGCTCGATTCGGCGCGCAAGGGGGCGGATGCGGTGGAGAACACCATCAAGGGCATGAACGAGATCCGCGAGAAGATCCAGGAGACCTCCAAGCGCATCAAGCGCCTCGGCGAATCGTCGCAGGAGATCGGCGAAATCGTGGAACTGATCTCGGACATTACCGAGCAGACCAACGTGCTCGCGCTCAACGCCGCCATCCAGGCTGCCTCGGCGGGCGAAGCCGGCCGCGGCTTCACGGTGGTTGCGGAAGAAGTGCAGCGGCTGGCGGAGCGTTCCGCCGAAGCAACCAAGCAGATCGCGGCGATCGTGAAGACGATTCAGACCGACACCCAGGACGCCGTCGGCGCAATGGAAAACGCCACCCGCGACGTGGTCGAGGGCGCCCAGCTGTCCGATGCCGCCGGCAAGGCGCTGGCCGAGATCGGCGAGGTGTCGATGGAAACCGCCCGCCTCATCGAGCAGATTTCGAACGATACGCAGCAGCAGGCTTCCACCGCCGTGCGCGTGGCCGGCACGATGAAGGACATTCTCGCGATTACCGAACAGACCACGCTCGGCACCAAGCAGACCGCGGTCTCCATCGGCCAGCTCGCCGACCTCGCGGTCGAACTGAAGGGTTCCGTTTCCGGCTTCAAGGTCTGA